One Chloroflexota bacterium genomic region harbors:
- a CDS encoding response regulator transcription factor: MRPAPGARILVVDDEPGIRETLARNLEGHGYQVRSAETGAQALEAAARFQPDLVLLDLGLPDLDGTEVIERIRSRTSTPIVVLSVRGAERDKVRALELGADDYLTKPFGIDELLARVKVALRHASRTRQGADPVFRSGELAVDLDRREVTADGRPVHLTPTEYALLGALIAAGGRVLTDRALLQRVWGPEYGSENHYLHVYVGRLRKKLEPDPARPRYLRTEPGVGYRLVELEADE, encoded by the coding sequence ATGAGACCGGCGCCGGGGGCGCGGATCCTGGTGGTCGACGACGAGCCGGGCATTCGGGAGACACTGGCGCGCAACCTGGAAGGTCACGGCTACCAGGTGCGCAGCGCCGAGACCGGGGCGCAGGCGCTCGAGGCGGCCGCGCGTTTCCAGCCGGATCTCGTCCTTCTCGACCTCGGCCTGCCCGACCTGGACGGGACCGAGGTCATCGAGCGCATCCGGAGCCGGACCAGCACCCCGATCGTCGTGCTCTCCGTGCGGGGCGCGGAGCGGGACAAGGTTCGGGCCCTGGAGCTGGGAGCGGACGACTACCTGACCAAGCCGTTCGGCATCGACGAGCTGCTGGCTAGGGTCAAGGTCGCCCTTCGCCACGCGTCGCGAACCCGGCAGGGTGCGGATCCGGTCTTCCGCAGCGGAGAGCTGGCGGTCGACCTCGACCGGCGCGAAGTGACGGCCGATGGCCGGCCGGTTCACCTGACCCCCACCGAGTACGCTCTTCTCGGCGCGCTGATCGCCGCCGGCGGCCGGGTGCTCACCGACCGCGCCCTTCTGCAGCGGGTGTGGGGGCCGGAGTACGGCTCCGAGAACCACTACCTGCACGTCTACGTCGGACGGCTCCGCAAGAAGCTGGAGCCCGATCCAGCGCGGCCGCGGTACCTGCGGACCGAGCCGGGAGTGGGATACCGCCTGGTCGAGCTGGAGGCGGATGAGTAG
- a CDS encoding DMT family transporter, translated as MSNELASPLHLLGSRPVLAALLGGLTIAFTGILVRVADVEPATAAVFRCLYALPVLWWLARAEQRRFGPRAPGQRRLALIAGLFFAADLVSWHYAIAMVGAGLATVLGNTQVVFVAVAAWLFFGERLTARLVGALVIALVGVVLISGVIGSDAYGENPLAGVVLGLFTGATYAGFLLVQRMGNRDPRRPAGPLFDATASAAAGSALAGVVLGQVTFLPTLPAHGWLVILALSAQVVGYLLISVALPRLPSALTSIVLLIQPVAAVGLAMLILGEAPSTTQLFGVGLVVAGVVLATARAPRSGQAAVAEAAEGP; from the coding sequence ATGAGCAACGAGCTGGCGTCGCCGCTGCACCTGCTCGGCTCACGGCCGGTGCTGGCCGCCCTGCTGGGCGGGCTGACGATCGCGTTCACCGGGATCCTGGTGCGGGTGGCCGATGTGGAGCCTGCCACCGCCGCCGTCTTCCGCTGCCTGTACGCCCTGCCGGTGCTGTGGTGGTTGGCGCGCGCCGAGCAGCGACGGTTCGGACCCCGGGCTCCGGGCCAACGCCGGCTGGCGCTCATCGCCGGCCTGTTCTTCGCCGCCGACCTGGTGAGCTGGCACTACGCGATCGCCATGGTCGGGGCCGGGCTGGCGACCGTGCTGGGCAACACCCAGGTCGTCTTCGTGGCGGTCGCCGCCTGGCTGTTCTTCGGGGAGCGCCTCACCGCGCGGCTGGTGGGGGCACTGGTCATCGCGCTGGTCGGGGTGGTGCTCATCTCCGGCGTCATCGGCTCCGACGCCTACGGGGAGAACCCCCTGGCCGGGGTCGTCCTGGGCCTGTTCACCGGCGCCACCTACGCCGGGTTCCTGCTCGTCCAGCGCATGGGCAACCGCGACCCGCGGCGCCCCGCCGGTCCGCTGTTCGACGCCACTGCCTCTGCCGCGGCGGGGTCCGCACTGGCAGGCGTGGTCCTCGGCCAGGTCACGTTCCTTCCCACCTTGCCGGCCCACGGATGGCTCGTGATCCTGGCCCTCAGCGCCCAGGTGGTGGGGTACCTGCTCATCAGCGTCGCGCTCCCCCGCCTGCCGTCGGCACTGACCTCGATCGTCCTCCTCATCCAGCCGGTGGCCGCCGTCGGGTTGGCCATGCTCATCCTGGGCGAAGCGCCGTCGACGACCCAGCTGTTTGGGGTGGGCCTGGTGGTGGCCGGCGTGGTGCTGGCCACGGCCCGCGCGCCGCGTAGCGGGCAGGCCGCCGTGGCCGAGGCGGCGGAGGGTCCGTAG
- a CDS encoding ATP-binding protein yields the protein MRSLLARRLPGYLFALGGVAVVTLGILQLGGLNLGNASMLYLVVVLLSAAVLGRGPAIFASVAAFLASNFFLVEPRFTLRVADPDEWIALVLFLLAAVITGQVAASQRSRTQQAEEHARQARLLYDLAVLMAEPSLAKALEAVADRMRHELGVAAVRIEVSNRDGRSLGSAGVGEADALAALKNVSTISAEVLGSGQLPSGEAAGQPGKWIRVSAPHPPGDPAPDWRVLRAPIRSPEGVVGEVALAAKLGAELDEAATRLLGALTAQLWLAIERARLREEATAAEVLRRTDEAKSVLLDAVSHDLRTPLASIMASAGSLRQADVDWSADERRSFAATIEQEAERLNRIVGNLLNLSRIQAGMLVPDRSWYEPAILIQETLDRLRPATARHRIRVELPPDELPPVLLDYSEMDQVLTNLIENAVKYSPVGSEIVVSARLADGQLRVTVEDSGPGVAAVALPHLFEPFYRAGEVRRGGGSGLGLAVARGLVEAHGGRIWAENRPEGGARFWFAIPSPAGAA from the coding sequence GTGCGTTCGCTGCTAGCACGGCGCCTGCCGGGCTACCTCTTCGCCCTGGGCGGGGTGGCGGTCGTGACGCTCGGCATCCTCCAGCTGGGGGGCCTGAACCTGGGCAACGCGTCGATGTTGTACCTGGTGGTGGTGCTGCTGTCTGCCGCCGTGCTCGGCCGTGGGCCCGCCATATTCGCGTCGGTCGCGGCCTTCCTGGCCTCGAACTTCTTCCTGGTCGAACCGCGCTTCACACTTCGGGTGGCCGACCCCGATGAGTGGATCGCTCTCGTGCTGTTCCTCCTGGCGGCGGTCATCACCGGCCAGGTGGCGGCCAGCCAGCGTTCGCGGACCCAGCAGGCCGAAGAGCATGCCCGCCAGGCCCGGCTTCTGTACGACCTGGCGGTCCTGATGGCAGAGCCGAGCCTGGCCAAGGCGTTGGAGGCAGTCGCCGACCGAATGCGGCATGAGCTGGGTGTTGCCGCGGTCCGGATCGAGGTCAGCAATCGCGATGGGCGCAGCCTCGGCAGCGCCGGGGTCGGAGAGGCGGATGCCCTGGCCGCGCTGAAGAACGTGAGCACGATCAGCGCCGAGGTCCTGGGCAGCGGCCAGCTGCCGAGCGGCGAGGCGGCCGGGCAGCCGGGGAAATGGATACGGGTCTCGGCGCCGCACCCACCGGGCGATCCAGCTCCTGACTGGCGCGTGCTGCGGGCGCCCATCCGCAGCCCGGAGGGGGTCGTGGGGGAAGTCGCATTGGCCGCGAAGCTGGGCGCCGAGCTCGACGAAGCAGCCACCCGCCTGCTCGGAGCGCTCACCGCACAGCTGTGGCTCGCCATCGAACGGGCGAGGCTGCGCGAGGAAGCGACCGCCGCCGAGGTACTGCGCCGCACTGACGAGGCGAAGTCGGTGCTGCTCGACGCGGTGTCCCACGATCTGCGGACGCCGCTGGCCTCGATCATGGCCTCCGCCGGGAGCCTGCGCCAGGCCGATGTCGACTGGTCCGCCGATGAGCGACGGTCGTTCGCCGCCACGATCGAGCAGGAGGCGGAACGCCTGAATCGGATCGTGGGTAATCTGCTGAACCTGAGTCGGATCCAGGCCGGCATGCTGGTCCCCGACCGCTCGTGGTACGAGCCGGCGATCCTGATCCAGGAGACCCTGGATCGGCTGCGGCCGGCGACCGCGCGCCATCGGATCCGGGTCGAGCTGCCCCCGGACGAGTTGCCGCCGGTCCTGCTGGACTACTCGGAGATGGACCAGGTGCTCACCAACCTGATCGAGAACGCGGTGAAGTACTCGCCGGTCGGGTCCGAGATCGTGGTTTCGGCCCGGCTGGCGGATGGTCAGCTGCGGGTGACCGTCGAGGATTCCGGACCGGGCGTTGCAGCGGTCGCGCTGCCACACCTGTTCGAGCCGTTTTACCGCGCCGGCGAAGTGCGGCGGGGCGGCGGCAGCGGACTGGGGCTCGCGGTCGCGCGTGGCCTGGTCGAGGCCCATGGCGGCCGGATCTGGGCCGAGAACCGGCCCGAAGGTGGCGCTCGGTTCTGGTTCGCCATTCCCAGCCCCGCGGGCGCGGCATGA
- a CDS encoding adenylate/guanylate cyclase domain-containing protein: protein MPTLPTGTLTFLFTDIEGSTRLLEALGDALTPVLERHHALLREAIAVGEGTEVSTEGDAFFAVFPSAPRAAAAAASAQRALAAEPWPSGATVKVRMGLHTGEGTLGGDNYVGLDVHRAARVAAAGHGGQVLVSGATQALTAGSLPPGVSLMDLGQHRLKDLSRPERLWQLAIEGLPASFPAPRTLDATPNNLPLQLTSFLGRQREVADALALLAEHRLVTLTGPGGTGKTRLALQVAAEASDRYPDGVYFVALEPITRPELLLPTMAQAMGLMDPGAASVDRLAEHFGDRAFLLVLDNFEQVDAAAPLVGELLARAPRLSVLATSRRPLRVYGEREYPVPPLGLPDPRHLPELQQFTQFESVALFIERAMAVRPDFRVDNANAPAVAEICVRLDGLPLAIELAAARVRVLPPQAILDRLSDRLGLLSGGARDLPERQQTLRGAIAWSHDLLEDDDKRAFAHLSVFAGGARLEQIEEVCFEPTDRNLALDVVSSLVDKSLLREESPPGGEPRFQMLHTIRQFAAEQLAAGGDAQTYQQRHAASILAFVERGASEVMGSAAGEWLDRYELERDNIRAAMSWAVESGATETALRLLTACWRYWQMRGYLIEARKYADRVVVLPDATAFPAAREAALEAAGGIAYWQGDFDVARVWYQETLDLARARQDDRAEANALYNLAFSYTWNPGEQEEALKLANQALEVNRRLGDQLGIGRALWARAGAEYFFSDFAGAAKDLEEALGIFRPLGDRFMLAWTLYMQGLTFLETDRDRLHEVLSEALDLFRQTDDVSGYALVFDAFAAAAHAGGDTIRAMLLAGYAAATERLAGGGLGALNRGYAGFFPEKLMESPEYATAYAEGQQMDIERAVRLALREE from the coding sequence ATGCCCACCCTGCCGACCGGCACCCTGACGTTCCTCTTCACCGACATCGAGGGCAGCACCCGCCTGCTTGAAGCGCTGGGTGATGCCCTCACGCCGGTGCTCGAACGCCACCACGCCCTGCTGCGGGAGGCTATCGCGGTCGGGGAAGGGACCGAGGTCAGCACCGAGGGGGATGCCTTCTTCGCGGTCTTCCCCTCCGCGCCCAGAGCGGCGGCCGCCGCCGCCTCGGCCCAGCGAGCCCTGGCCGCCGAACCGTGGCCAAGCGGCGCGACGGTGAAGGTCCGGATGGGCCTCCACACCGGGGAAGGGACGCTCGGCGGCGACAACTACGTCGGCCTTGACGTCCACCGCGCGGCGCGGGTGGCCGCCGCAGGCCACGGCGGGCAGGTGCTCGTGTCGGGCGCGACCCAGGCCTTGACCGCCGGCAGCCTGCCGCCAGGTGTCAGCCTCATGGACCTCGGACAGCATCGGCTCAAGGACCTCTCGCGCCCGGAGCGCCTGTGGCAGCTCGCCATCGAAGGCCTGCCGGCCTCGTTCCCCGCTCCACGGACGCTGGATGCGACGCCCAACAATCTGCCCCTCCAGCTGACCTCATTCCTCGGCCGGCAGCGGGAGGTGGCCGACGCGCTGGCGCTGCTGGCGGAGCATCGACTCGTGACGCTCACCGGCCCCGGTGGCACGGGCAAGACGCGGCTCGCCCTGCAGGTCGCGGCGGAGGCCAGCGACCGGTACCCCGACGGGGTGTACTTCGTGGCGCTGGAGCCCATTACCCGTCCCGAGCTGCTGCTGCCGACCATGGCCCAAGCGATGGGCCTCATGGATCCGGGCGCCGCGTCCGTGGATCGGCTGGCGGAGCATTTCGGGGACCGAGCGTTTCTGCTGGTCCTCGACAACTTCGAGCAGGTCGACGCGGCCGCCCCGCTGGTCGGAGAGCTGCTGGCGCGGGCGCCGCGCCTCTCCGTCCTGGCGACCAGCCGCAGACCGCTGCGCGTCTACGGGGAGCGGGAGTACCCCGTCCCGCCATTGGGCCTGCCGGACCCGCGACACCTTCCCGAGCTCCAACAGTTCACCCAGTTCGAGTCGGTTGCCCTGTTCATTGAACGCGCCATGGCGGTGCGCCCGGACTTCCGGGTGGACAACGCCAACGCGCCGGCGGTGGCGGAGATCTGCGTCCGCCTGGATGGCCTGCCGCTGGCCATCGAGCTGGCCGCGGCGCGGGTCCGGGTGCTCCCACCGCAGGCCATCCTGGATCGGCTCAGCGACCGGTTGGGGCTCCTCTCGGGTGGCGCCCGCGACCTGCCGGAGCGGCAGCAGACCCTGCGCGGCGCCATCGCGTGGAGCCATGACCTCCTGGAGGACGACGACAAGCGCGCCTTCGCTCATTTGTCCGTCTTCGCGGGAGGTGCGCGCCTGGAGCAGATCGAGGAGGTGTGCTTCGAGCCCACCGATCGGAATCTCGCCCTCGACGTCGTGTCGTCTCTGGTCGACAAGAGCCTGCTGCGGGAGGAGTCCCCGCCCGGAGGTGAGCCGCGGTTCCAGATGCTGCACACCATTCGCCAGTTCGCCGCCGAGCAGTTGGCGGCCGGCGGCGACGCGCAGACCTACCAGCAACGCCATGCGGCCAGCATCCTCGCCTTTGTCGAGCGCGGCGCAAGCGAGGTGATGGGATCGGCGGCCGGAGAGTGGCTGGATCGGTACGAGCTGGAGCGCGACAACATCCGGGCGGCCATGAGCTGGGCCGTGGAGTCGGGAGCGACCGAGACCGCGCTTCGCTTGTTGACCGCCTGTTGGCGCTACTGGCAGATGCGCGGCTACCTCATCGAGGCGCGCAAGTACGCCGATCGCGTGGTGGTGCTCCCGGACGCCACCGCGTTCCCGGCTGCCCGCGAGGCTGCGCTCGAGGCGGCCGGGGGCATCGCGTACTGGCAGGGCGACTTTGACGTCGCGCGGGTCTGGTACCAGGAAACCCTGGATCTTGCCCGTGCACGCCAGGACGACCGGGCGGAAGCCAATGCCTTGTACAACCTGGCCTTCTCCTACACCTGGAATCCCGGGGAGCAGGAGGAAGCCCTCAAGCTCGCCAACCAGGCCCTGGAGGTCAACCGACGGCTGGGTGACCAGCTCGGGATCGGACGCGCGCTGTGGGCGCGGGCCGGCGCGGAGTACTTCTTCAGCGATTTCGCCGGCGCCGCGAAGGACCTGGAGGAGGCGCTCGGCATCTTCCGTCCCCTCGGAGATCGGTTCATGCTCGCGTGGACCCTGTACATGCAGGGCCTGACGTTCCTCGAGACTGACCGGGATCGGCTGCATGAGGTGCTGAGCGAGGCTCTCGACCTCTTCCGCCAGACCGATGACGTTTCGGGGTATGCGCTCGTGTTCGACGCGTTCGCAGCAGCGGCCCATGCCGGGGGGGACACGATTCGCGCCATGCTCCTGGCCGGATACGCCGCGGCTACCGAGCGACTGGCCGGGGGTGGACTGGGCGCTCTGAACCGAGGGTACGCGGGATTCTTTCCCGAAAAGTTGATGGAGTCGCCCGAATACGCCACGGCGTATGCCGAAGGCCAGCAGATGGACATCGAGCGCGCGGTGCGGCTCGCCCTGCGGGAGGAGTAG
- a CDS encoding zinc-binding alcohol dehydrogenase family protein → MELRQPAPVASGPLIAAERATPEPGPGELRLAVAATAVCRTDLQLVEGDLEARRLPIVPGHQVVGRVTAIGGGASGWELGDRAGVTWLAGSDGTCRYCRSGRENLCLQATFTGWDRDGGYAEEMTVRADVAVRLPDTFADADAAPLLCGGVVGHRALRLAGVPALAGDAWAAAEDRSEPFRLGLYGFGASASLVIQEAIHLGCVVHVASRSAEERERAVELGAASVGGYAEPPAQPLDAAITFAPVGSVVVFALHDLAPGGTVVINAIHLDQIPAFPYRLLWEERGLRSVANVTHRDAIEYLELAAAIPIRTSIRRYGLTEANAALADLAAGQIGAAAAVLIPER, encoded by the coding sequence ATGGAGCTGCGCCAACCGGCACCAGTCGCCAGCGGTCCACTGATCGCGGCCGAGCGCGCCACGCCGGAGCCCGGTCCGGGTGAGCTGCGCCTGGCCGTCGCCGCCACGGCCGTGTGCCGCACCGACCTCCAGCTGGTCGAGGGCGACCTGGAAGCCCGTCGCCTGCCCATCGTGCCTGGGCACCAGGTGGTGGGGCGGGTGACGGCCATAGGGGGAGGGGCCTCAGGCTGGGAGCTCGGCGACCGCGCCGGTGTCACCTGGCTGGCAGGATCAGATGGCACCTGCCGATACTGTCGGTCCGGGCGCGAGAACCTCTGTCTCCAGGCCACCTTCACCGGGTGGGACCGGGATGGGGGCTACGCGGAGGAGATGACGGTCCGGGCCGACGTCGCGGTCCGCCTTCCGGACACCTTTGCCGATGCCGATGCCGCCCCGCTGCTGTGTGGTGGTGTGGTCGGCCATCGGGCGCTGCGGCTGGCGGGCGTGCCGGCCCTGGCGGGGGACGCCTGGGCCGCGGCCGAAGATCGGTCCGAGCCGTTTCGGCTGGGCCTGTACGGTTTTGGGGCTTCCGCCTCGCTGGTCATCCAGGAGGCCATCCACCTGGGCTGCGTGGTCCACGTCGCCAGCCGCTCGGCGGAAGAGCGGGAGCGCGCCGTGGAGCTGGGCGCGGCCTCCGTCGGGGGCTACGCCGAGCCGCCGGCCCAGCCGCTGGACGCCGCCATCACGTTCGCCCCGGTGGGCTCGGTGGTGGTGTTCGCGCTCCACGATCTGGCCCCCGGGGGGACAGTGGTCATCAACGCCATCCACCTCGACCAGATCCCGGCATTCCCGTACCGGCTTTTGTGGGAGGAGCGCGGCCTGCGCAGCGTGGCCAACGTCACCCACCGAGATGCAATCGAGTACCTCGAACTGGCCGCCGCCATCCCGATCCGCACGTCCATCCGGCGCTATGGCCTGACGGAAGCAAACGCCGCGCTGGCGGACCTGGCCGCAGGTCAGATCGGCGCCGCGGCCGCCGTCCTGATTCCGGAGCGCTAG
- a CDS encoding NAD(P)/FAD-dependent oxidoreductase — MADARGVMDRFDFVVIGAGVAGEAAANLARQRGASVAIVDRDLVGGSCAFWACIPSKSLLHSAAVHAGGGDYPWSRASDRRDWNINREGIPYPDDTGHAQRLEAVGAVVVRGSARLDGPGRVVVRHEDVEHELVAANVVVAVGSESRIPDLPGLDQIPYWTNREATSARELPKSLLVLGGGPTGVELAQVYARYGVPVTMVESHPRILARDHPRNSAILQRALERAGATVRVGVRAVRVHPAAGTKGAHQVELDDRTRVGGSAVLLAIGRSFPLEGLGLETVGVDPSGGHLRPDERLQIAPGVWVAGDPAGPELHTHVAHYEGEMVVRMALGDDVRPDLRAIPRATYTDPETASVGLQVEEAQKAGTDAVEFEEDLARSAKGYTAEAEGHVIVVVDRARKTVVGVFLAGPGASEAVHEAVLAVKLQTPLDVLSDTIHAFPTLSRVMGGVFNRAARELGTG, encoded by the coding sequence TTGGCTGACGCGAGAGGAGTGATGGATCGGTTCGATTTCGTCGTGATCGGGGCCGGGGTGGCCGGCGAGGCTGCCGCCAACCTGGCACGTCAGCGTGGGGCGAGCGTCGCGATCGTCGACCGCGACCTGGTGGGCGGCTCCTGCGCGTTCTGGGCCTGTATCCCGTCCAAGTCCCTCCTCCACTCCGCCGCGGTGCACGCGGGGGGCGGGGACTACCCGTGGTCCAGAGCATCCGACCGGCGGGACTGGAACATCAACCGCGAGGGAATCCCGTACCCGGACGACACCGGACACGCACAGCGCCTGGAAGCGGTGGGCGCGGTGGTCGTTCGCGGCTCCGCCCGACTGGACGGCCCGGGGCGGGTGGTTGTCCGCCACGAGGACGTGGAGCATGAGCTGGTAGCGGCCAACGTGGTCGTGGCGGTGGGCTCTGAGTCGCGGATCCCGGACCTGCCCGGACTGGACCAGATCCCCTACTGGACCAACCGCGAAGCGACCTCCGCCCGCGAACTGCCCAAGAGCCTGCTGGTCCTGGGCGGCGGCCCGACCGGGGTGGAGCTGGCCCAGGTCTACGCCCGCTACGGCGTTCCGGTGACCATGGTGGAGTCGCATCCCCGGATCCTGGCCCGCGACCATCCGCGCAACTCCGCCATCCTCCAGCGCGCCCTGGAGCGGGCGGGGGCGACCGTGCGGGTGGGCGTGCGGGCCGTCCGGGTGCATCCCGCAGCCGGCACCAAGGGCGCCCACCAGGTGGAGCTGGACGATAGGACCCGGGTCGGGGGGTCAGCGGTCCTGCTGGCCATCGGGCGCTCCTTCCCGCTCGAGGGGCTGGGATTGGAGACCGTCGGGGTTGATCCATCCGGGGGCCACCTACGCCCCGACGAGCGACTCCAGATCGCGCCCGGGGTATGGGTCGCGGGCGACCCCGCGGGTCCGGAGCTGCACACCCACGTGGCCCACTACGAGGGTGAGATGGTGGTCCGGATGGCCCTCGGCGACGACGTCCGGCCCGACCTGCGAGCCATCCCGCGGGCCACCTACACCGATCCGGAGACCGCATCGGTTGGTCTTCAGGTGGAGGAGGCCCAGAAGGCCGGAACGGACGCGGTGGAGTTCGAGGAGGACCTGGCCCGCAGCGCAAAGGGGTACACCGCCGAAGCCGAGGGCCACGTCATCGTCGTCGTCGACCGGGCGCGCAAGACCGTCGTGGGAGTGTTCCTGGCCGGTCCCGGCGCCTCGGAAGCGGTCCACGAGGCCGTGCTGGCCGTGAAGCTGCAGACCCCACTCGATGTCCTATCGGACACGATCCATGCCTTCCCAACGCTGTCCCGGGTGATGGGAGGAGTGTTCAACCGCGCGGCGCGCGAGCTGGGCACGGGATGA
- the hutI gene encoding imidazolonepropionase has translation MPPGQLLLSGTGRLLVAQPHAAEPPTTLSPWALLIRDGRIGWVGSPDAAPAVDRWEDLGSALVSPGLVDSHTHPVYAGDRADEAAARLEGQPYAAGGILRTVAATRKAPDADLQALVEGRFRAALAGGTTTLEAKSGYGLTTVEELRALRIIGAAAAAAGIRVVRTFLGAHAVPPEAASLEAYVATVIEDMLPAVAGEAEFCDVFCDRGFFTPAQAEAILTAARGHGMGLKLHADQLARTGAAELGIQLGATSVDHLEQLDAAGVRALAASATVATLLPGPAVAMRDRLPQARALLDAGASVALATDANAGTYANPSMPLVIGLGATVLGMTMQEAIAAATAGGAAAIGLSHEIGVLREGMTADLVAWDAEHEGAFALRLGGVAPARIWIGGEERALG, from the coding sequence ATGCCACCCGGACAGTTGCTCCTGTCGGGCACGGGCCGGCTGCTTGTGGCCCAGCCGCACGCCGCTGAGCCTCCAACCACGCTCTCGCCCTGGGCGCTGCTGATCCGGGACGGCCGGATCGGGTGGGTCGGGTCACCCGACGCAGCGCCGGCGGTGGACCGCTGGGAGGACCTGGGCTCCGCCCTGGTCAGCCCCGGGCTGGTGGATTCGCATACCCATCCCGTGTACGCCGGTGACCGCGCCGATGAAGCAGCTGCCCGGCTGGAGGGCCAGCCATACGCGGCGGGCGGCATCCTGCGCACCGTCGCCGCAACCCGGAAGGCCCCCGACGCCGACCTCCAGGCGCTGGTGGAGGGCCGATTTCGCGCTGCCCTGGCCGGCGGCACCACCACGTTGGAGGCGAAGTCGGGCTATGGGCTGACCACGGTCGAGGAGCTCCGCGCCCTGCGCATCATCGGTGCTGCTGCCGCCGCAGCCGGCATCCGGGTGGTCCGCACCTTCCTTGGCGCCCACGCCGTTCCCCCCGAAGCCGCATCGCTTGAGGCATACGTCGCCACTGTGATCGAGGACATGCTGCCCGCCGTGGCGGGCGAGGCCGAATTCTGCGACGTGTTCTGCGACCGCGGATTCTTCACGCCGGCCCAGGCGGAGGCGATCTTGACCGCTGCCCGCGGCCACGGAATGGGGTTGAAGCTGCACGCCGATCAACTGGCCCGAACCGGGGCTGCGGAGCTGGGAATCCAGCTGGGCGCGACGTCGGTGGACCATCTCGAGCAGCTCGACGCCGCGGGTGTGCGCGCCCTCGCGGCGTCGGCGACGGTCGCCACCCTGCTTCCCGGGCCGGCGGTGGCCATGCGCGACCGGCTCCCCCAGGCACGCGCGCTGCTGGACGCCGGGGCCAGCGTGGCGTTGGCCACCGATGCCAACGCCGGGACGTACGCCAACCCCTCCATGCCGCTGGTAATCGGCCTGGGAGCGACCGTCCTCGGCATGACCATGCAGGAGGCGATCGCGGCGGCCACCGCTGGCGGCGCCGCCGCCATCGGTCTGTCACATGAGATTGGTGTCCTGCGGGAGGGCATGACGGCTGACCTGGTGGCGTGGGATGCAGAGCACGAAGGCGCCTTCGCTCTCCGGTTGGGCGGCGTCGCACCGGCCAGAATCTGGATTGGGGGCGAGGAGCGAGCGCTTGGCTGA